The segment GGCCACCAGGAAGGACTGCTGCACCAGCTCCGGAGAGTCACTGATGATCTCCAGCACCTCCGCCAGCCAGCACAGCACCAGCTGCAGGAGAATGTCCGAGTCGCACGTGGAGTCCGCCATTTCCTTGGCTTGCTCTTTCCACTTTTTATGCAAGAAATTTTTCACAGTCCGCTTTATACAAACATCCAGAGGTTGGATTTTGGAGCTGCAGCCGGCGGGGACGACAGCCGGCAGCGTGCTGGAGGCGCTCAGCAGGGACAGTACCTCCTCGGACAGGTGCGTGCGGTGGCAGTCCAGCACCAGCATGCCCTTGCTGTTCTGGCACTCCGTGTGCTTCTGCCACACCTGGGACAGCCACAGCTCCATCACCTCGTCGTCGCTGTAGCCGTTCTCCTTTGACTCCAGCATGATCGACTCCGGCACGTTGGCGGGCTGCTGCAGGTGGCCCCTGAAGAGGACCAGCGTCGGGAGAACGCTGCCGTCGGCGAGGATGGTGAGGACGACGTCGCACCAGGGCTCGCCGGTCCCCACCGTCTGCAGAGCGTTCTCCTTCCGGTCGTCGCTGCTCAGCACCTCCacgtcgaggaagagagagatttcGTCGATGGCCGCGATCATGGAGAGAGGCAGGTCCTGAGTGTGGATCTGCCGCTGCACGAACTCGATGAAGCAGCTGGCGTTGTCCTCCACGTCTTTGGGGAGAGGGTGGGCCACCGCCCGGCGGGTGTGCGTGCTGAGGTGGTGCCGCAGCATGAACCGCACCGCCCACTCGTAGGAGATCTTGAAGCCGCCCTCGAGGGACCGGCCGAGCTTGGTGGCTTTCTGGAAGAGAGTCTCCTCGttcacaggcagctgctgctccctctgCGTGAGGACCCACTCCGCCAGCTTCTCCTCAGCCTCCAAGCTGAGGTACTTGCCCTCTGACAGCGACGCCAAGTTCTCCTCTTGGAAAGCCTGAAACCTCCGCAGCCAGCGCTTGATCCGCCTCTGCGGGTTGCGGAAGTGCTCCGCAGCCTGCTCGGTGTTGCAGCACAGAGCAAACAGTACAACGCGCAGCTTTTTCACCGACAGCTGCTCCTTCCTGCCCGCAGGTTCGGGCTCCTTGGCCGGCTGCTCGTCTTCCTGCGCATCAATATTTAAGCACTCTTCCTCCGGGCAGAGCAGAGGCCGGGCGTAGGCTGCCGGGGCCAGCTCGGGCTCCAGGTCGTCCTTCGCAGGTAACACAGACTTTGTTTTCACAGTAGCAGCTTTACTTGGGGAATAGGCAGGGCAGGTGTTCTTCATGCTTTTGTCCTGGGGCTGAATGTGCCTGGAGGGGAGAGAACACAGCACCTTCTTAACACCCAGGAAATAAAAGCTGTtgagggaaaacaaaccaaccccaaaccccaccccacGAACTGAGATAAGAGTTTACAAACAGTTTACCTGGAATGTGACATCCAAGTAGGCcctgttaagaaaaacaaaacaacaaaaaccattTGTAGCTTAGTgcgcgtgtgcacacacacacacacacacgcacacacgttCTCTCACAGCGAGGAGGATCCATGTCCCTCTGTGTCTGTTACTCTGGAGCATCCCAACCAGCTGCGGAACAGCCGaggcgcagcccccccccagccccgacctccccctccccgggcagagcCGTGCTCGTCGGCACCCGCCGGAGACCCACGGCAACACCCCGCGTCCGTGCGGAAGAACACGAGGAGTCTGGCTGGGAAAGCTCAGCTTTGGGCAGGTCCCGGCCGGCAACGCCCCTCAGGTCTGCAAGGGGCTGTAACTCCCAGCCAGCGGCTGGGCCCCGCTTTAGGCTCTATTCaaacccagcagcagctgcttaaGCGTCCCGGTGTCAGGGAGGGACAATGACGTCCCAGAGGAACAGAGGAACGCACTGAAGCTCTCGGCATTGTCTCTCCCTGGGAAGCTCGGCCTCACCAGACCCCGCTCCGGCAGAGCCAGCCTGGCTCAGGGCTTAACTCGCCCATCTCCATGACAATGAGGCTCCAGAAGGTCCCCGAACAACTCGGGACTAAGTGCTCAGCCCAGCGCTAAACAAAGATGCATCTGACCTGCAGTCTACGAACTGATGTCTCATGTCTTGCGTTAATTTTTCGCAACTTTTCTGCTCCTTTTCAAACTCTTACCTCGGAAAATAATGTTACTAAACTCGTGCGATGGGTTGAAGACCAGATGCTCGGCCATGGCGTCGCCCTCAGATGTTACAAAGAGACAAGAGGAACAGGACAGCTTCACACCACTGGGAGGGAACCAAGAAGAGAGAGAGGCGAGCTCAGTACCGGGTATGACACGTGGGGACAGCCCCGGACTAACAGGGGAAAAAGCAGCGTCACCCCCCAGCGCATCCAGCCCGTGTCCCCGCCCCGAAACATCCGCTCCCGCTGGAAGGCGAAGGGAGTCCCAACACACTGCCCTGAATTCGACATATTTTCATGGGTGGCACAAAATAAACAAGAGCTTCTTCAGAAGCAATCGTGGGAGAACAGAACTGGAAGATCAGGGAGTGAATGCACATTAGATTCCCAGGGGATTAAATAAGCCAAGTTTCCGTTACCAGGCAGTGTAGTTTTTGAACAAAGCCAAGTATTTTGGACTCTTCCGAGGAACGTGGTTGCTGTAAGACAAAAAAGAGTTTATTAAATGTCAGAATTATTCTGGGCTTTATAGTTTATAGTTTAAAGAGCTATAAACCCATGTAAAATACAGCACATTTACAGAGACAGACCCAGTCCTggttttaataatattttgtcTGCCGGTCTTGTattcaggaaaatgaaaactcTGTGTCTAAATAAAAACACCTGCACAGTAACATTTAAAGTGCCCAGATTTTGGAGTAACTCTTCTGCCATCCTGGTCTGCGGTCTGTCCGCAGTCCCGTACAGAACCACAGGCTTGCAGAAGCACggcatcatttttttccccccccttctgaAAATCTTTAAATTATTAAATCTGAGGATTTCTCAAGAAATCCCCGGAGGACCGACCACTGACAGCTTCCTGCAGCAGCACGCGGCTGCAACACTGACGGTCTGGAACGAGCCCAGGTCCTGCGCTCAGTGTTCTCATCTCACCCGAgagccgccgcccccggccgcgcTGACACGCAACACGTGCGCAGCCGAGGCCGCCTGTCCCGCTgcggacggacagacagacacggGGGTGCTGCTGCGTCCAGGCAGGAGGAATTCCAGAGCCCCACGTACTTGATCATGTGGTTGGCGTAAGCTCTGGAGCAGCACGTGCTGTAGCGACAGAGCGAACAGTGCACGTAGGTGGGGAAGTGGTTGGGGAAGTCGGGGATTTCGAAGCTGCACTCCAGGCAGGTCTGTCTGCCCAGGACGCTCCTGCAGAGAGAGGGACGAGCTCGTTAGGGCCTGACCAGGTATCCCGGAGCCGCGACAATCATCAGCACAGAGAATTTCACGGCAACTTCCAGAACTCTGCAGTCCCACCAgtcccaccctgcagcccaggacGCTGGCGTGCCCCGGTGCCAGGCTGAGCGCTTCCCACTTGCTGTAGTCAGGAGGATACAATTTATGAATGggtaataaatttaaaaaaaaaaacagaaaaaaatattaagacaaagCAGCAGGACAGGGCGGGCTTAAAGCCCTTACGCTGATGAAATTCCGTTGTTTCTATAAAAGCACCAGCTAATTCCGCACCGCCCAGCTGCGCCTAAGGGCTCCCACCACGCGGCTGGAGGCAGTTTTGTGGGAAGCCCGACTCTCCTGGCACAAAGTTTCCTTGGCAACTGGTAAGCCAGAGCTGTCCAGTGCTGAGGATCGCATTTCCCGTCACCGTGGCATTACAAACTacattccctttaaaaaaaaaaaaaatcttttaaatttgaCATTTAGCAAAACGCTCTGACATTTTTTTGACGGCTCTCTTCTGGACGCTCCTCTGGACGGGCGGGTACAGGAAGATGGGCTGGGGGTCGGcagacgacagcgaggtggtttCCTGCCCCGTGCCCTGCGGCATGTCGTTGGCAGATATCGGCACTGCCCGCGGCTGCCCTCTCGACGCCCGGATCGTGACCTGCAGCGAACAGACACGCCCGTGTCTCCTAAAACAGGAGGGATCGAGCCCAGCCTGGCCTCCTCCGTCTTTCCGACCCCTCGCCGAGAACAAAGTGGCGCCCCAGGACGTGCTGGTGCCACCCAGGGCAGCCTCCGAGGGGACACACGAGCCCCAGAACCGCCCGTTTGTCCCCAGCGCCTGGAGGCCTCCGACACCCCGTCCAGGCACCTTCACCCGCAGCTACCGCCGGGCtgccacccccccgcctccctccctccctccctgtttcTGCAGATCACCCCATTAACTAAGCGCGCACAAACCGGGCAGAATAAAGCGTTTTTCTGTCCCAGTGAGTCTGGTTTCAGTGATGCAGACCAAGCAAACGTCTGTTTTGCAGCACTTAACTCCCCACCACTAGCGGCTGCGGGGGTTTCCCGCGGGAGGAGGGCAGGGCCTGCTGTGAACGTGGATTTCTCACCTTGGTTCCAGGTTTCAACCCTTCTAATTGTTTGGGCTTTCGGAAAGTTTTGTGGTGCTGCAGCTTGTGTTCAATCTTATCCTTGGCAAATAGGAACTGGAGTCTACACTTGTTGCAATGATAAACACTCTTCTTCTAAAGCAAATGGAGATGAAATAGATTTCATTTTAGAGAAACAGATGTCACAACACAGCAgggttttttgtttaagaaaaaaaaaaaaccattttttcccctcttttttcagCCCCGTTTTTCTTCAGCATCTAAAAGCCCCTCCCTGCCAAGCTCCATATCTTGGGTGTTTCGGTTTtaaattttttggtttgtttcttttaaactaaAATCACCAGGCTCTGCAGACACTGGAAGCGCCACGGGACGAGTCTCACCCAGCTTGTTTAAGCCCAAGCAAGGCGGGCGAGCAGGGCGGCACGCGGGGCAACCTGCCTTCAGGAGCTGCCCTCCCTCTGCCGCCCAGGGAGGCAGCCAAGGACTCGGGGGCAAATCAATTCAGGCACCGGGCGAGAGCACCACGGTTCTATATTCTGAGAGTGCACTTCAGCTACACCCACAGAAAACATGTTGTCAATACAGCCAACGTATCCGGAAACAGAACAGCGAGCTGCCCAAATTACATTCACTTGTGTGCATACAGTATTATTTACTTATTAATTACCTGGggataaaaaaaatgtaaacccCAAACGAACGGAGAGCCCGCTGTCGGTTAATCATCACATGCAGCAAACAGAGTCCAGCCAAACAGGCTTTTTTCTGCTCAGTAACAATCTGTGCTGCTCCCAAAGGAgcctcctctccccagcacaaCCCCTGCGCAGGTCTGCAGTGACAGTCGCCCGCAAACCGCGCTCGTTACGGAGCGAACCAGCAGCTACTAAACCCCCTCTGGCAACCAAGTTCTCTTTCTTCCCGTTTTCACTCCAAGCCAACGCTGAGCTCACCGCACGCTGAACCGCGCTGACACGGTACCTGGTGCCTCATGAAGTGCTGCTGGAAGGCGTTGCCGTTCTTGAACACCTTGAGGCAGTAGGGGCAGAGCAGGTGCCGCGTGTCCTCGTGGATCATGCGGAAGTGGCTGTCCACCTCGGAGTAGAGCGACGAACGGTACTGACAGACCTGCGGCAGCGGAGAGGAACAACCAACAGTGAAAGAGCGTCGGAAGCTCTCCCACACCCGCCCCTGCGGCGCGGCCATCGCCGCAGCAACGCCCAGATCCCCCGAGATGCTGCTCGGTGGAGTTGAGGAACCGGGTCCTGAAGAATCTTGAAGAACCTGCGAGCCCTAAGACGGAAAATCAGGGAGCGCGTATTCGGAGCAGCTTGGAGAAAGAGATTTGAACTACTTGTATGAAAAGCAAGTAGTGACAATTCAAGCTCCAGatccaagagaaaaaagaaaaaaaatggggagacAGTCAACGTGAAGCAGTGGGAATACAGTAAAGAGCAGTTTCTCCAGGATCTATGTAAAACGCAGAATTTGGAACATGATCTGTTTTAACATAACATATTTTAGAAgcttcttctctgttttttctttttggagggaCAGTGTTAGGACCTCTGGGTGGAGACGATACGTTCAGAATCAATGCAAGCACAAATCTCATGACAACAGAGTGTCAAGAAAAGGTATCACACAAGCAACAATCTCATCTGCTCCAGAGTGACAACTTCTCTTTATGGCGTGGCAAATTGCCTGCAGgccctgggaggaaaaaaaaaaattcggCTCAGAATTCAGCTCTGGCGAGCTGATCCAGCTGCCGGGAGCTGGGGAGCGGTGGGAAACACCCCGTGTGCCCCGAGAGCCGCCAGACTGCGCCGAGGCCACGCCTGGAAGAAAACGCAGCGGCTCCACGGCGCTGTGCCACGGCCCACGCCCGGGCTGGACCACGATGAGCCACACGCTTTGCTGAAAAGTGCCACATTTCCTCTTATTCTCCCGGACacacttttaataataaacacCTGAACCACTTTTAATACCTGACAGACGTAGGGCATCTCCCCAGGCTTGTGAGTGTCCTTCATGTGCTGCAGGAACATCGGCTCGCTCTCGAACGCCCACTCGCAGATCTTGCACTTTgctgcaaaagaaaggaaaagcaggtaACTGCTGGGGGACCAAACCCAACCGTTACAAGTGTCAAAACAAACACCCACCCCTCAGAAAACTACCTCTGGACTCTTTTAATTGGGTAAACAACAAAATATATTCTGGGAGGTTTCCAAAAGGCAGCAAAAATTGTTTTAGAATGGTGGGAACAAGATGTCCCAGCGAGGAAACTTCCAGGTGACTTTGAACCAGATGTCAATCGACTGATAAAAACTGAATTCTACCATGACGCTGCGGTGGGCCTCAAGCTTTAGGATATTCCTGACAGTAAGTTTGCAGCAATGTAACCGAGGTGGATTTTCCTGGTGGCCCCCAGGACAAAggccccccggggccgggcggaCCCGACGCCGCTgtctcagcagagctgcaggtaACAGGAGGCAGAAACCCTCTTAAACCTGAACCAACCACCACAGCGAAGTCAACTTACTTGTTGACTCGTAGGG is part of the Strix aluco isolate bStrAlu1 chromosome 30, bStrAlu1.hap1, whole genome shotgun sequence genome and harbors:
- the POGZ gene encoding pogo transposable element with ZNF domain isoform X9, translated to MADTDLFMECEEEELEPWQKISDVIEDSVVEDYNSVDKTATAGNPLVQQSGQPLILTQNPTSGLGTMVTQPVLRPVQIMQNANHVTNSPVASQPIFITTQGFPVRNVRPVQNTMNQVGIVLNVQQGQTVRPITLVPAPGTQFVKPAVGVPQVFSQMAQVRPGTTMPVRPTTNTFTTVIPATLTIRSTVPQSQAQQQISSSPIPTFDLQDGGRKVCPRCDAQFRVTEALRGHMCYCCPEMVKFLKKRKSPESEPNIQSAKPPSPEKTTAVASPPSSTPIPALSPPAKAPEPSENVVDSSQSKLIMLVDDFYYGRDGGKVSQLLNFPKVPTSFRCPHCTKRLKNNIRFMNHMKHHVELDQQNGEVDVHTICQHCYRQFSTPFQLQCHLENVHSPYESTTKCKICEWAFESEPMFLQHMKDTHKPGEMPYVCQVCQYRSSLYSEVDSHFRMIHEDTRHLLCPYCLKVFKNGNAFQQHFMRHQKKSVYHCNKCRLQFLFAKDKIEHKLQHHKTFRKPKQLEGLKPGTKVTIRASRGQPRAVPISANDMPQGTGQETTSLSSADPQPIFLYPPVQRSVQKRAVKKMSVLGRQTCLECSFEIPDFPNHFPTYVHCSLCRYSTCCSRAYANHMINNHVPRKSPKYLALFKNYTACGVKLSCSSCLFVTSEGDAMAEHLVFNPSHEFSNIIFRGPTWMSHSRHIQPQDKSMKNTCPAYSPSKAATVKTKSVLPAKDDLEPELAPAAYARPLLCPEEECLNIDAQEDEQPAKEPEPAGRKEQLSVKKLRVVLFALCCNTEQAAEHFRNPQRRIKRWLRRFQAFQEENLASLSEGKYLSLEAEEKLAEWVLTQREQQLPVNEETLFQKATKLGRSLEGGFKISYEWAVRFMLRHHLSTHTRRAVAHPLPKDVEDNASCFIEFVQRQIHTQDLPLSMIAAIDEISLFLDVEVLSSDDRKENALQTVGTGEPWCDVVLTILADGSVLPTLVLFRGHLQQPANVPESIMLESKENGYSDDEVMELWLSQVWQKHTECQNSKGMLVLDCHRTHLSEEVLSLLSASSTLPAVVPAGCSSKIQPLDVCIKRTVKNFLHKKWKEQAKEMADSTCDSDILLQLVLCWLAEVLEIISDSPELVQQSFLVASVLPGPDGTANSPSRNADMQEELIVALEEQLKLSDEPQEAAAARQPRAPAEEAADPEILHQLFEGESETESFYGFEDADLDLMEI
- the POGZ gene encoding pogo transposable element with ZNF domain isoform X7; the protein is MADTDLFMECEEEELEPWQKISDVIEDSVVEDYNSVDKTATAGNPLVQQSGQPLILTQNPTSGLGTMVTQPVLRPVQIMQNANHVTNSPVASQPIFITTQGFPVRNVRPVQNTMNQVGIVLNVQQGQTVRPITLVPAPGTQFVKPAVGVPQVFSQMAQVRPGTTMPVRPTTNTFTTVIPATLTIRSTVPQSQAQQQRQSPGNEVAKLVNTLNTIPSLGQSPGPLVVSNSSPVHGSQRSSVSESSSSSSSLKVSSSPIPTFDLQDGGRKVCPRCDAQFRVTEALRGHMCYCCPEMVKFLKKRKSPESEPNIQSAKPPSPEKTTAVASPPSSTPIPALSPPAKAPEPSENVVDSSQSKLIMLVDDFYYGRDGGKVSQLLNFPKVPTSFRCPHCTKRLKNNIRFMNHMKHHVELDQQNGEVDVHTICQHCYRQFSTPFQLQCHLENVHSPYESTTKCKICEWAFESEPMFLQHMKDTHKPGEMPYVCQVCQYRSSLYSEVDSHFRMIHEDTRHLLCPYCLKVFKNGNAFQQHFMRHQKKSVYHCNKCRLQFLFAKDKIEHKLQHHKTFRKPKQLEGLKPGTKVTIRASRGQPRAVPISANDMPQGTGQETTSLSSADPQPIFLYPPVQRSVQKRAVKKMSVLGRQTCLECSFEIPDFPNHFPTYVHCSLCRYSTCCSRAYANHMINNHVPRKSPKYLALFKNYTACGVKLSCSSCLFVTSEGDAMAEHLVFNPSHEFSNIIFRGPTWMSHSRHIQPQDKSMKNTCPAYSPSKAATVKTKSVLPAKDDLEPELAPAAYARPLLCPEEECLNIDAQEDEQPAKEPEPAGRKEQLSVKKLRVVLFALCCNTEQAAEHFRNPQRRIKRWLRRFQAFQEENLASLSEGKYLSLEAEEKLAEWVLTQREQQLPVNEETLFQKATKLGRSLEGGFKISYEWAVRFMLRHHLSTHTRRAVAHPLPKDVEDNASCFIEFVQRQIHTQDLPLSMIAAIDEISLFLDVEVLSSDDRKENALQTVGTGEPWCDVVLTILADGSVLPTLVLFRGHLQQPANVPESIMLESKENGYSDDEVMELWLSQVWQKHTECQNSKGMLVLDCHRTHLSEEVLSLLSASSTLPAVVPAGCSSKIQPLDVCIKRTVKNFLHKKWKEQAKEMADSTCDSDILLQLVLCWLAEVLEIISDSPELVQQSFLVASVLPGPDGTANSPSRNADMQEELIVALEEQLKLSDEPQEAAAARQPRAPAEEAADPEILHQLFEGESETESFYGFEDADLDLMEI
- the POGZ gene encoding pogo transposable element with ZNF domain isoform X8 — encoded protein: MADTDLFMECEEEELEPWQKISDVIEDSVVEDYNSVDKTATAGNPLVQQSGQPLILTQNPTSGLGTMVTQPVLRPVQIMQNANHVTNSPVASQPIFITTQGFPVRNVRPVQNTMNQVGIVLNVQQGQTVRPITLVPAPGTQFVKPAVGVPQVFSQMAQVRPGTTMPVRPTTNTFTTVIPATLTIRSTVPQSQAQQQRQSPGPLVVSNSSPVHGSQRSSVSESSSSSSSLKVSSSPIPTFDLQDGGRKVCPRCDAQFRVTEALRGHMCYCCPEMVKFLKKRKSPESEPNIQSAKPPSPEKTTAVASPPSSTPIPALSPPAKAPEPSENVVDSSQSKLIMLVDDFYYGRDGGKVSQLLNFPKVPTSFRCPHCTKRLKNNIRFMNHMKHHVELDQQNGEVDVHTICQHCYRQFSTPFQLQCHLENVHSPYESTTKCKICEWAFESEPMFLQHMKDTHKPGEMPYVCQVCQYRSSLYSEVDSHFRMIHEDTRHLLCPYCLKVFKNGNAFQQHFMRHQKKSVYHCNKCRLQFLFAKDKIEHKLQHHKTFRKPKQLEGLKPGTKVTIRASRGQPRAVPISANDMPQGTGQETTSLSSADPQPIFLYPPVQRSVQKRAVKKMSVLGRQTCLECSFEIPDFPNHFPTYVHCSLCRYSTCCSRAYANHMINNHVPRKSPKYLALFKNYTACGVKLSCSSCLFVTSEGDAMAEHLVFNPSHEFSNIIFRGPTWMSHSRHIQPQDKSMKNTCPAYSPSKAATVKTKSVLPAKDDLEPELAPAAYARPLLCPEEECLNIDAQEDEQPAKEPEPAGRKEQLSVKKLRVVLFALCCNTEQAAEHFRNPQRRIKRWLRRFQAFQEENLASLSEGKYLSLEAEEKLAEWVLTQREQQLPVNEETLFQKATKLGRSLEGGFKISYEWAVRFMLRHHLSTHTRRAVAHPLPKDVEDNASCFIEFVQRQIHTQDLPLSMIAAIDEISLFLDVEVLSSDDRKENALQTVGTGEPWCDVVLTILADGSVLPTLVLFRGHLQQPANVPESIMLESKENGYSDDEVMELWLSQVWQKHTECQNSKGMLVLDCHRTHLSEEVLSLLSASSTLPAVVPAGCSSKIQPLDVCIKRTVKNFLHKKWKEQAKEMADSTCDSDILLQLVLCWLAEVLEIISDSPELVQQSFLVASVLPGPDGTANSPSRNADMQEELIVALEEQLKLSDEPQEAAAARQPRAPAEEAADPEILHQLFEGESETESFYGFEDADLDLMEI
- the POGZ gene encoding pogo transposable element with ZNF domain isoform X3, whose protein sequence is MADTDLFMECEEEELEPWQKISDVIEDSVVEDYNSVDKTATAGNPLVQQSGQPLILTQNPTSGLGTMVTQPVLRPVQIMQNANHVTNSPVASQPIFITTQGFPVRNVRPVQNTMNQVGIVLNVQQGQTVRPITLVPAPGTQFVKPAVGVPQVFSQMAQVRPGTTMPVRPTTNTFTTVIPATLTIRSTVPQSQAQQQSKSTPSTSTTPTATQPSTLGQLTVQQPGQSSQATNPKLGQSPGNEVAKLVNTLNTIPSLGQSPGPLVVSNSSPVHGSQRSSVSESSSSSSSLKVSSSPIPTFDLQDGGRKVCPRCDAQFRVTEALRGHMCYCCPEMVKFLKKRKSPESEPNIQSAKPPSPEKTTAVASPPSSTPIPALSPPAKAPEPSENVVDSSQSKLIMLVDDFYYGRDGGKVSQLLNFPKVPTSFRCPHCTKRLKNNIRFMNHMKHHVELDQQNGEVDVHTICQHCYRQFSTPFQLQCHLENVHSPYESTTKCKICEWAFESEPMFLQHMKDTHKPGEMPYVCQVCQYRSSLYSEVDSHFRMIHEDTRHLLCPYCLKVFKNGNAFQQHFMRHQKKSVYHCNKCRLQFLFAKDKIEHKLQHHKTFRKPKQLEGLKPGTKVTIRASRGQPRAVPISANDMPQGTGQETTSLSSADPQPIFLYPPVQRSVQKRAVKKMSVLGRQTCLECSFEIPDFPNHFPTYVHCSLCRYSTCCSRAYANHMINNHVPRKSPKYLALFKNYTACGVKLSCSSCLFVTSEGDAMAEHLVFNPSHEFSNIIFRGPTWMSHSRHIQPQDKSMKNTCPAYSPSKAATVKTKSVLPAKDDLEPELAPAAYARPLLCPEEECLNIDAQEDEQPAKEPEPAGRKEQLSVKKLRVVLFALCCNTEQAAEHFRNPQRRIKRWLRRFQAFQEENLASLSEGKYLSLEAEEKLAEWVLTQREQQLPVNEETLFQKATKLGRSLEGGFKISYEWAVRFMLRHHLSTHTRRAVAHPLPKDVEDNASCFIEFVQRQIHTQDLPLSMIAAIDEISLFLDVEVLSSDDRKENALQTVGTGEPWCDVVLTILADGSVLPTLVLFRGHLQQPANVPESIMLESKENGYSDDEVMELWLSQVWQKHTECQNSKGMLVLDCHRTHLSEEVLSLLSASSTLPAVVPAGCSSKIQPLDVCIKRTVKNFLHKKWKEQAKEMADSTCDSDILLQLVLCWLAEVLEIISDSPELVQQSFLVASVLPGPDGTANSPSRNADMQEELIVALEEQLKLSDEPQEAAAARQPRAPAEEAADPEILHQLFEGESETESFYGFEDADLDLMEI